One region of Termitidicoccus mucosus genomic DNA includes:
- a CDS encoding class I SAM-dependent methyltransferase: protein MARKEELNQLYNQFAGLIQIQNAMQGSSVLRPMRGWAISPDAMAWILADLQERESPTVIEFGSGQSTIILATVLKQRGGRLVSVEHDSGYLGAIQRQAKACNVTDVITFALAPLVAMSPTCSSYDLTSLPDCSIDLALIDGPPFTNGLLTRLVPLRWATTHLIKGGAIFLDDAARGNEQECLRQLRAEFPGINIIEYAAEKGLAKLEFI from the coding sequence TTGGCTCGCAAAGAAGAGTTAAATCAACTCTATAATCAATTCGCTGGACTTATCCAGATTCAGAATGCCATGCAGGGGAGCAGCGTGCTTCGTCCGATGCGGGGATGGGCCATCTCGCCCGACGCGATGGCATGGATACTTGCTGATCTCCAGGAACGCGAATCTCCAACGGTTATCGAATTCGGAAGCGGACAATCCACCATCATTCTCGCAACTGTCCTCAAGCAACGTGGTGGTCGGCTTGTCAGCGTTGAACATGATAGTGGATATTTGGGCGCAATTCAACGCCAAGCCAAAGCCTGCAATGTAACAGATGTGATAACATTCGCTCTCGCTCCACTCGTCGCCATGAGCCCGACATGTAGCAGTTATGATCTAACGTCGTTGCCTGACTGTTCTATTGATTTGGCGCTCATCGATGGGCCGCCATTCACGAATGGCTTGCTTACACGGCTTGTTCCCCTTCGCTGGGCAACGACGCATTTGATAAAGGGCGGAGCGATTTTTCTGGACGATGCAGCGCGCGGTAATGAACAGGAATGCCTCCGGCAGCTCAGAGCAGAATTTCCGGGAATTAATATTATCGAATATGCTGCCGAAAAAGGTCTGGCCAAACTGGAATTCATTTAA
- a CDS encoding lipopolysaccharide biosynthesis protein, producing MADLKRKSVRGGMVTFGAQGISIAIQLASTVTLARLLSPDDYGVMAMVIAVTSFAGLFRDLGLSAAAIQKGTLTHAQMSNLFWLNVGMGILLTSALAASSPLVAWFYGKPELIPLTLLLSTTFLIGSLGTQHGALMQRELQFGRRAVTGIAGALAGLGVSIILALHGQGYWALAWGSITGGIVTTLLLFALSPFRPGLWTRGVGIRSMLKFGANITAFDFVNYFHRNLDNILIGKFWGADALGLYSRAYSLLMLPINTLRGPINAVGFPAMSRLQNQSDAFRDYYRKVTTFLALVSMPFSAFLFVASKPVIVLALGVQWIGIVPIFAILATVGFVQPVITLWGMVVLSRGMGKRYLQLGFFNAVCSIIGFSIGLHWGAIGVAAGYAVVTYITAYPILAWTFRGTPLCLKDFSTCIFRPFIASVIAVAGCRVWQPVWGELMPVQGLAVSAILFMTVYILAIWVLPGSKLDFELLKKITRQVTSIRGIKSCAGIRT from the coding sequence ATGGCCGACCTCAAGCGCAAATCGGTGCGCGGCGGCATGGTCACCTTTGGAGCCCAGGGGATCAGCATCGCCATCCAACTTGCCTCCACTGTTACGCTGGCCCGGCTGCTCTCGCCAGACGACTACGGAGTCATGGCGATGGTGATAGCCGTTACTTCCTTTGCCGGCCTTTTTCGCGACCTCGGACTCTCTGCCGCCGCCATCCAGAAAGGAACGCTTACGCATGCCCAAATGAGCAATCTGTTTTGGCTCAATGTCGGCATGGGGATTCTGCTGACAAGTGCGCTGGCGGCGTCTTCGCCTCTGGTGGCATGGTTTTATGGCAAACCCGAACTCATACCGCTTACCCTGCTGCTCTCGACCACCTTTCTTATCGGCAGTCTCGGCACCCAGCACGGGGCGCTTATGCAGCGGGAACTGCAATTCGGCCGCCGGGCTGTCACCGGCATTGCCGGAGCCCTCGCGGGATTAGGCGTTTCCATCATCCTGGCCCTGCACGGACAGGGTTATTGGGCGCTGGCGTGGGGAAGCATTACCGGAGGCATTGTCACCACCCTGCTGCTTTTTGCCCTGTCACCCTTTCGCCCCGGCCTCTGGACGCGAGGTGTGGGCATACGCTCCATGCTTAAGTTCGGTGCGAACATTACGGCCTTCGATTTTGTGAATTATTTTCATCGGAATCTCGACAACATCTTGATCGGCAAATTCTGGGGCGCGGACGCATTGGGGCTCTATAGCCGCGCATACTCTCTATTAATGCTTCCAATCAATACCTTGCGGGGACCGATCAATGCCGTGGGCTTTCCGGCGATGAGTCGATTGCAGAATCAGTCGGACGCTTTCCGAGACTACTATCGAAAAGTCACTACGTTTCTCGCATTGGTTTCGATGCCTTTCTCGGCTTTTTTGTTTGTGGCTTCAAAACCCGTTATAGTTCTCGCTCTTGGTGTACAGTGGATTGGTATAGTCCCGATCTTCGCTATCCTCGCGACAGTTGGATTCGTGCAACCTGTAATTACTTTATGGGGGATGGTAGTACTTAGCAGGGGGATGGGAAAACGCTATCTGCAACTGGGCTTCTTTAATGCAGTTTGCAGTATTATCGGGTTCTCCATAGGGCTTCACTGGGGCGCAATAGGTGTAGCCGCAGGATATGCGGTAGTAACCTATATTACAGCATACCCTATTCTTGCCTGGACGTTTAGAGGAACTCCACTTTGCCTTAAAGATTTTTCGACATGTATATTTCGACCATTCATTGCCAGTGTCATTGCAGTAGCAGGATGTCGAGTGTGGCAACCGGTTTGGGGCGAGCTTATGCCTGTTCAGGGGCTTGCCGTATCAGCTATACTTTTTATGACAGTTTATATACTGGCAATCTGGGTATTGCCTGGGAGCAAGCTCGATTTTGAATTACTGAAAAAAATCACCCGGCAGGTCACCAGTATTCGCGGCATCAAGAGTTGCGCTGGAATACGAACATAA